A single genomic interval of Falco cherrug isolate bFalChe1 chromosome 8, bFalChe1.pri, whole genome shotgun sequence harbors:
- the DAPL1 gene encoding death-associated protein-like 1, producing the protein MVRRKRVSPFPSLGRCPPAVKAGGMRVSKKQVNGPVEKNTKLPGKEKTSAIASFSKTRNMSVLLAGVLSKMSHKINAAALQVAHQKPQPALEKFILHKRMYVIQQPRKC; encoded by the exons ATGGTGCGAAGAAAGCGCGTTTCGCCGTTCCCGTCGCTGGGCCGGTGCCCTCCCGCAG tcAAAGCCGGAGGTATGAGAGTTTCTAAAAAGCAAGTAAATGGACCTGTTGAGAAAAATACTAAacttccaggaaaagaaaaaacaag TGCTATTGCCAGTTTTTCAAAAACTCGGAACATGAGTGTCTTGCTAGCAGGAGTGCTAAGCAAA ATGAGCCACAAAATTAATGCAGCAGCATTACAAGTGGCTCACCAAAAGCCACAGCCTGCCCTGGAGAAGTTCATACTGCATAAAAGAATGTACGTTATTCAACAGCCACGGAAATGTTAA